A single genomic interval of Zobellia nedashkovskayae harbors:
- a CDS encoding M16 family metallopeptidase, whose amino-acid sequence MKNIFTTLFFLAFALVAQAQIDRTQMPEAGPAPEINLKDPQTFELRNGLKVLVVENHKLPRVSIQLSIDNPPVLEGAKAGVSALTGSLLGKGSKNIKKDDFNEEVDFLGARINFGSQSAFASSLSKYFPRILELMADAGLNPNFTQEEFDKEKQKILTGLKTEEKSVAAISGRVGLALAYTTKHPYGEFMTEESINKVTLTDVIQFYEDYFVPANAYLVVVGDIKFDDVKTLVEEQFTPWTKATPPSFGFSKPSDALYAQINFVDVPNAVQSEITVENLVNLQKKDPDYLSALMANEILGGGGEGRLFLNLREDKAYTYGSYSRLGNDKYVPARFRATASVRNAVTDSSVVEILKEIERIRTEPVTKEELENTKAKYTGRFVMALEDPSTIADYALEIETENLPKDFYKTYLEKINAITVEEVQQAAQKYIKPDNIRIVVAGKGSEVVNNLENVTFKGKKIPVSYFDKYANATKKADYAASVPTDVTANTVLNKYIESIGGKEKLEAVTSYSLLAEAEMQGMKLNLEVKKTNKDQFMQDVKVSGNSMSKQVFNGDQGYMVMQGQKKDMGPDEIEKVKDESAPFPELNYLNTDVTLEGIESIDGKKAYKLKISEEKTAFYDVETGLKVQEATTADMGGQSITSTINYLDYKEVSGIQFPFLMAQSVGPQRFEFIVSEIKVNEGISDTDFE is encoded by the coding sequence ATGAAAAATATATTTACAACTCTATTCTTTCTTGCTTTTGCCCTAGTTGCACAAGCTCAGATAGACCGTACCCAAATGCCGGAAGCAGGCCCCGCGCCAGAAATAAATCTAAAAGATCCACAGACTTTTGAACTTAGAAACGGACTTAAAGTCCTAGTGGTAGAAAACCATAAACTACCAAGAGTATCTATTCAATTAAGTATTGACAACCCTCCAGTTTTAGAAGGAGCAAAGGCAGGTGTTTCTGCACTTACAGGCAGTCTGCTGGGTAAAGGTTCCAAAAATATCAAAAAAGACGATTTTAACGAAGAAGTAGACTTCCTAGGAGCTCGTATCAATTTTGGTTCTCAGAGTGCTTTTGCAAGTTCACTTTCCAAATATTTTCCAAGAATATTGGAACTCATGGCCGATGCCGGATTGAACCCAAATTTTACCCAGGAAGAGTTCGATAAAGAAAAACAGAAAATACTAACAGGATTAAAGACCGAGGAAAAAAGCGTTGCTGCCATTTCAGGAAGAGTTGGTTTGGCTTTGGCATATACCACGAAGCACCCTTACGGCGAATTCATGACGGAAGAGAGTATAAATAAAGTTACACTTACGGATGTTATTCAGTTCTACGAAGATTATTTTGTTCCAGCCAATGCTTATTTGGTTGTTGTAGGCGATATAAAATTTGATGATGTAAAAACTTTGGTTGAAGAACAATTTACGCCATGGACAAAAGCAACACCACCTTCTTTTGGCTTCTCCAAACCATCAGATGCATTATATGCGCAAATCAATTTTGTTGACGTACCTAATGCTGTTCAATCCGAAATCACAGTAGAAAACTTGGTCAACCTTCAGAAAAAAGACCCTGATTATTTATCGGCACTTATGGCAAACGAAATCTTAGGTGGTGGTGGCGAAGGTCGCTTGTTCTTAAACCTTCGCGAAGATAAAGCATACACGTATGGCTCATATTCAAGATTGGGTAATGATAAGTATGTCCCTGCTCGCTTTAGAGCTACTGCAAGCGTAAGGAATGCCGTTACCGATAGCTCTGTTGTCGAAATTTTAAAAGAAATTGAACGCATCCGTACTGAACCAGTTACCAAAGAAGAGTTAGAAAACACAAAGGCAAAATATACCGGTCGGTTTGTGATGGCATTAGAAGACCCTTCTACCATAGCTGACTATGCGTTAGAAATAGAAACCGAGAATTTACCTAAGGATTTCTACAAAACATACCTTGAAAAAATCAATGCCATTACCGTTGAAGAGGTACAACAGGCTGCACAGAAATACATAAAGCCCGATAATATTCGTATTGTAGTTGCAGGAAAAGGGAGCGAAGTAGTTAACAACTTGGAAAATGTAACCTTTAAAGGCAAAAAGATACCTGTTAGCTACTTTGACAAATATGCTAACGCTACTAAAAAAGCGGATTACGCTGCTAGTGTACCTACAGATGTAACGGCCAATACCGTATTGAACAAATACATTGAATCCATAGGAGGAAAAGAAAAATTGGAAGCTGTAACCTCCTATTCCCTTTTGGCTGAAGCCGAAATGCAAGGCATGAAACTAAACTTAGAGGTTAAAAAAACCAATAAGGACCAGTTTATGCAAGATGTGAAAGTGTCCGGAAACTCAATGAGCAAGCAAGTCTTTAATGGAGACCAGGGCTACATGGTAATGCAGGGACAGAAAAAAGATATGGGTCCTGATGAAATAGAAAAAGTAAAAGATGAATCTGCTCCTTTTCCCGAACTGAATTACCTCAACACGGATGTTACTTTAGAAGGTATAGAAAGTATTGATGGCAAAAAGGCCTACAAACTGAAAATATCCGAAGAAAAAACAGCGTTCTATGATGTTGAAACCGGTCTAAAAGTACAAGAAGCCACGACAGCTGACATGGGCGGACAGAGTATCACTAGCACCATTAATTATCTTGATTATAAAGAGGTTTCTGGAATTCAATTTCCTTTTCTTATGGCGCAATCAGTAGGACCGCAAAGATTTGAATTTATTGTTTCAGAAATAAAGGTCAATGAAGGTATTTCAGATACCGATTTTGAATAA
- a CDS encoding imelysin family protein, with translation MKYQKAIVYVSLFCAVLTLNISCGSDDNQVVVEMTSIEEGRRLQIANLYDNQIEPLQIEHIQLTQKLLEASNAFIELPTEKSLTDLKNSWSEAFMFWEQAEGYNIGVVRNSFVHSQIHEWPIDLDAIEESIDGETPIDEDYIATLGVLSKGYGAIEYLLYYTSEAKVLEEMSIGENAQNRMDYLVSIAENLNTNAKSLQELWIATESSFKTRLESGVNGSQNLMVNAVIAELETIKLKKLEQIINNSENPELRLEAFYSETSREAILVNLETLKKTYTGNFETEGFGMEDYLVDVLDRADLNDNILATFNEAIALFSETEVSLKILAVDNPEKIVELRDAVTEIIALLKNDYSSAANIVVTFNDNDGD, from the coding sequence ATGAAATACCAAAAGGCAATAGTATATGTTAGTCTATTTTGTGCCGTTCTTACGCTAAATATTTCTTGCGGGTCCGACGATAATCAAGTCGTAGTAGAAATGACCAGTATAGAAGAAGGACGTAGATTACAGATTGCAAATTTGTATGACAATCAAATAGAGCCACTACAGATAGAGCATATCCAATTGACTCAAAAATTATTAGAGGCTTCCAATGCGTTTATAGAGCTTCCTACGGAAAAATCTTTAACTGACCTTAAAAACAGTTGGTCAGAAGCATTTATGTTTTGGGAACAAGCAGAAGGTTATAATATAGGAGTCGTAAGAAATTCTTTTGTCCACTCTCAAATTCATGAGTGGCCAATAGATTTAGATGCAATAGAGGAAAGCATTGACGGTGAGACACCTATTGATGAAGATTATATTGCTACTTTGGGAGTTTTGTCAAAGGGATATGGAGCTATTGAGTATTTGCTTTATTATACCTCTGAAGCCAAGGTTTTAGAAGAAATGAGTATTGGTGAAAATGCTCAAAATCGGATGGATTATTTGGTGTCAATAGCTGAAAATCTAAATACGAATGCCAAGAGTTTGCAAGAATTGTGGATTGCTACGGAATCTTCTTTTAAGACACGTCTTGAAAGCGGCGTAAACGGGAGTCAAAATTTGATGGTAAATGCTGTTATTGCAGAACTAGAGACGATAAAGCTAAAAAAACTAGAACAGATAATAAATAATTCTGAAAACCCGGAATTACGTTTAGAGGCATTTTATAGTGAAACTTCTAGGGAGGCTATACTCGTAAATCTAGAAACACTAAAGAAAACATATACAGGCAATTTTGAAACCGAGGGTTTTGGAATGGAGGATTATTTAGTTGATGTTTTAGATCGAGCTGATTTGAATGATAATATCTTGGCTACATTTAATGAAGCAATAGCTTTGTTCAGTGAAACTGAGGTAAGTTTAAAAATTCTTGCCGTAGATAATCCTGAAAAGATTGTGGAGTTAAGAGATGCAGTTACAGAGATTATTGCATTGTTGAAAAACGATTATTCAAGTGCCGCTAACATTGTAGTAACGTTTAACGACAATGATGGAGATTAA
- a CDS encoding di-heme oxidoreductase family protein, with protein MNLLNSKKKGSRHNLLFKYGMLLLLIVSASCSNTDDYTPLVPEEDEELSGGSATSFIFSPDAFGFSVDGLSLDDQITFGVGNSLFNQSWVTAPASTTARDGLGPFFNARSCSGCHFKDGRGRPPAFEGELAHGLLLRLTLPGIGVNGGTIPDPIYGGQFQDNSIFGIDREGVLSVTYETVVVTYSDGSSVDLQKPIYEMVDLNYGAMNAGVQVSPRVANQMIGLGLLDAIPEAVILSYEDENDVNGDGISGRPNYVYDVNTANLKLGRFGWKANQPTVKQQVAAAFSGDLGITSSLFPEENCNPELNCDEISNGGSPEIPDENLDNVAFYAATLSVPARRDFDNEEVLQGKELFNSINCSGCHIATFETGAYAIDALANQTIRPYTDLLLHDMGDALSDGAPEFRATGNEWRTPPLWGVGLIETVNDHTNLLHDGRARNIEEAILWHGGEAEAIKNSFMALNKEERTKIIAFIETL; from the coding sequence ATGAACTTATTAAATAGTAAAAAAAAGGGTAGTAGACATAATTTATTATTCAAGTACGGTATGTTGTTGTTGCTTATAGTTTCGGCTTCGTGCAGTAATACGGATGATTATACCCCTTTGGTTCCGGAAGAAGATGAGGAGTTGTCCGGGGGTAGTGCAACATCTTTTATATTTTCTCCAGATGCTTTTGGTTTTTCTGTAGACGGCTTGTCATTAGATGATCAAATTACTTTTGGAGTGGGTAATTCGTTGTTTAATCAGAGTTGGGTTACAGCTCCGGCATCTACAACAGCACGAGATGGTTTGGGACCTTTTTTTAATGCGCGTTCGTGTTCCGGTTGTCATTTTAAGGATGGTAGAGGTCGTCCTCCTGCTTTTGAAGGGGAGTTGGCGCATGGCTTGTTACTGCGATTGACTTTGCCAGGAATCGGTGTAAACGGAGGAACTATCCCTGACCCTATTTATGGTGGACAATTTCAGGATAATAGTATTTTTGGGATTGATAGAGAAGGTGTTCTAAGTGTAACCTATGAAACAGTGGTGGTAACTTATTCTGATGGTAGCTCGGTAGATTTACAAAAACCCATTTATGAAATGGTAGACTTGAATTATGGCGCAATGAATGCTGGAGTTCAGGTGTCTCCTAGAGTTGCTAATCAGATGATAGGTCTTGGACTGTTAGATGCTATTCCTGAGGCGGTTATTTTAAGTTATGAGGATGAAAACGATGTAAATGGTGATGGAATTTCGGGTCGCCCTAATTATGTGTATGATGTTAATACTGCAAATCTTAAATTAGGAAGGTTTGGTTGGAAAGCTAATCAGCCTACTGTAAAACAACAAGTAGCGGCCGCTTTTTCTGGAGATTTGGGTATTACTTCTTCTTTGTTTCCTGAAGAAAACTGTAATCCCGAGTTAAATTGTGATGAAATTTCCAATGGCGGAAGTCCGGAAATTCCAGATGAAAATTTAGATAATGTGGCTTTTTACGCGGCTACCTTATCTGTGCCTGCCAGACGTGATTTTGATAATGAGGAAGTACTTCAGGGTAAAGAACTTTTCAATTCTATAAATTGTTCTGGGTGTCACATCGCAACCTTTGAAACGGGCGCTTATGCGATAGATGCTTTAGCAAACCAAACTATTAGACCTTATACAGATTTACTTTTGCATGATATGGGGGATGCCTTAAGTGATGGTGCTCCTGAATTTAGAGCTACAGGAAATGAATGGAGAACACCACCTTTGTGGGGTGTTGGTCTTATTGAGACGGTTAACGACCATACCAATTTATTACACGATGGGCGAGCAAGAAATATTGAAGAGGCCATATTGTGGCATGGAGGCGAGGCAGAAGCCATTAAGAATAGTTTTATGGCTCTAAATAAAGAGGAACGCACGAAAATTATAGCATTTATTGAAACATTATAA